In the genome of Myxococcus stipitatus, one region contains:
- a CDS encoding FHA domain-containing protein gives MDISKSYALKFISGKYQGGEFPLKAEKHIVIGRSSELDMVLVEDMVSRKHAKISFSDGKITIEDMGSTNGTFVNGEKVKQARLKEGDRILIGTSILKLVHQGAEGANVDESVAKQKLEEAAAAQAARTTTKGSSMTGKIEEIPLPDLLQLFHTSKKNGVLVVTSAQEGKIYLRQGRVYYAVINENHNLGPQKSFNRIITWESGDFELRPADSQEFMVELDSSTEALLMDALRQLDEFKRLQPSLPPPEASLQLAVPLAPSLKELTPELLDVLQLVINTGSLAGVLDRADADDIVTAEGLVQLLKREYVRIA, from the coding sequence ATGGATATCTCGAAGAGCTATGCCCTGAAGTTCATCTCCGGGAAGTACCAGGGGGGCGAGTTCCCCCTGAAGGCGGAGAAGCACATCGTCATTGGCCGTTCCAGTGAGCTGGACATGGTGCTCGTGGAGGACATGGTCTCGCGCAAGCACGCGAAGATCAGCTTCTCCGACGGGAAGATCACCATCGAGGACATGGGCTCCACCAACGGCACCTTCGTCAACGGCGAGAAGGTGAAGCAGGCGCGCCTGAAGGAAGGCGACCGCATCCTCATCGGCACCTCCATCCTGAAGCTGGTCCACCAGGGTGCCGAGGGCGCCAACGTGGATGAGAGCGTGGCCAAGCAGAAGCTGGAGGAGGCCGCCGCCGCCCAGGCCGCGCGGACCACCACCAAGGGCAGCTCCATGACGGGGAAGATTGAAGAGATTCCCCTCCCGGACCTGCTCCAGCTCTTCCACACCTCCAAGAAGAACGGCGTCCTGGTCGTCACCAGCGCCCAGGAGGGCAAGATCTACCTGCGCCAGGGCCGCGTGTACTACGCGGTCATCAACGAGAACCACAACCTGGGTCCGCAGAAGAGCTTCAACCGCATCATCACCTGGGAGTCGGGTGACTTCGAGCTGCGGCCGGCCGACAGCCAGGAGTTCATGGTGGAACTGGACTCATCGACCGAGGCGCTGTTGATGGACGCGCTCCGGCAGCTCGACGAGTTCAAGCGCCTGCAGCCCAGCCTCCCTCCGCCCGAGGCCTCGCTCCAGCTCGCCGTTCCACTGGCGCCTTCGCTCAAGGAGCTGACGCCGGAGCTGCTGGACGTGCTCCAGCTGGTCATCAACACGGGCAGCCTGGCGGGGGTGTTGGACCGCGCGGACGCGGACGATATCGTCACCGCCGAGGGGCTGGTGCAGCTGCTCAAGCGCGAGTACGTGCGCATCGCCTGA